The Gemmatimonadota bacterium genome contains the following window.
ACGCCGATGATGATGCCGATCACACCGACCGTGGCGCCGATCTTGAGGCTGTTCTGCGCGCCGGTTCGGGCAGCCTCAAGAAAGCGTCTGGGGCCGATCCGCGTGTCCCTCCGAACCCAGCTCACGGCGACGCAGGTGAAGAGGCCGAGGATGGCGGAATAACCCGGCGAGAAACCCATCAACATCAGGACGGTGATGACGACGAGGGGCAGACAGTAGTACCAGCCCCGACGGAAGATCAGTCCGGCCGACGTCTCCGACTTCTCCCCCCTGATTCCGTGGCGCTTGGCCTCGTAATGCACCATCACGAAAACACTGAAGAAGTACAGGAGGGCCGGGCCCACGGCGATAAGCATTATGGTCGAGTAGGGCTCGCCGGTGAGTTCGGCCATGATGAACCCGCCGGCGCCCATGATGGGCGGCAGGAACATGCCGCCAATGGATGCCGCGGGCTCGATGCCGCCGGCGACATGGGGCTTGAACCCGGCCTTCTTCATCATCGGGATCGTGAAGTTCCCGGTCGACACCGTGTTGGCGATGGCGCTGCCGGAGATGGATCCGAAGAGGCCGCTGGCGATCACGGAAACCTTGGCGGGTCCGCCGATCCTGTGTCCGACGGCCGCCAGCGGGAAGTCCACGAAAAAGCGCTGGGCCCCACTCGCTTCGAGGTAGGCCCCGAAGATGACGAACAGGATCACGTAGGTCGCCAGCACGTTGGCCATGATCCCGAACACGCCGTCGCTCTTGTAGAAGATGCTGGTGCAGAGTTCGGGAAAGGTGTCTCCCGCGTGCGAGATGAGCTCGGGCGCGTACTCCCCGTAGACGCCGTAGATCAGCATGACGGTGCTGAGCACGACGAAGACGTTGCCGACGACCCGGCGGGCCAGCTCGATTCCGAGCAGGACACCCGCCATGGCGATCCACTGGTCGAGCTCCGTTTCGGCCCCGACCC
Protein-coding sequences here:
- a CDS encoding TRAP transporter fused permease subunit; amino-acid sequence: MFDQLNRVERWIFDSLALGLVGFYSYAAVLDPAATQFHRGIYVVITYILVFLLYRSRSRVGRFCDYLLIATSITCIGYWMWNFEAINYRVGAETELDQWIAMAGVLLGIELARRVVGNVFVVLSTVMLIYGVYGEYAPELISHAGDTFPELCTSIFYKSDGVFGIMANVLATYVILFVIFGAYLEASGAQRFFVDFPLAAVGHRIGGPAKVSVIASGLFGSISGSAIANTVSTGNFTIPMMKKAGFKPHVAGGIEPAASIGGMFLPPIMGAGGFIMAELTGEPYSTIMLIAVGPALLYFFSVFVMVHYEAKRHGIRGEKSETSAGLIFRRGWYYCLPLVVITVLMLMGFSPGYSAILGLFTCVAVSWVRRDTRIGPRRFLEAARTGAQNSLKIGATVGVIGIIIGVLTYSGLVLTFADIVIALADGRLWLTVLLIALASLILGMGVPVTAAYLITAVVAVPPLTELGVNPIAAHMIVYWLSQDSNVTPPVCIAAFTGAAIAKANMWKTAFSAFRFAKFLYLAPFIFGYVPAFSLDGSTTDIVVAFALILVGTWVYSWFLSGIWLDALRGSRPKV